The DNA sequence GGAATTCAACTAAACGTCAACACCTACAATGAATAATCAGGATTTCCAAAATTGCCCCGAGCCCACAGCCTGCGTCCCTGTGCACGTgtcgggggggaaaaaagaaaaatctaaacttctaaacataaaatattaagtGATGATTGTAAggtcaaaaaaataaacataccaAAGGAGacctttgttttttctgtttcataAAAATTCTGaggtaaaatttaaaaaaagtcatttttaaaaaaataggtaGTTTTGTTTTCAGTGTCGGAGTATTTCCGTTTTTGCATAATGGCCTCTGATAAACTAGATATCTAGAAACATCAGGAAAGACGGAGGGGAAAAACGGGAAAAGTAACATGAGCTTAATCACCAAGCTTCAGTAACGACTGTCAGGGTGGCCTATTACATACGTGCACGCTACATGAGGGTATTCAGTTCACACAAATGGGACTGGCTGGTGAGAGTGACCCCGGAGCGAGCATGCATGAGGCATTGTGTCCTTTGAGTGTTTTACAAGGACATCGGTGCGTGGAGGGTGGCAGGTTATGTGACCCCTGTTAAAATGACTCCCTTGTAGGTTCGAGAACGCGGACGCTCTTGTGATCACACGCGAGGTTTTGAAATTAGATTTTATTGAATACGTTGGATCAACACAAATTAATTACAAAAGCCATTAAGTAAAATTAGAAGACCGTGGATTAGAAATTGCAGTCTTTTAAATGGTATGTGACTatgtgcaaagaaaaggaaatagtATGGCTCTGATTTATATGCAACACCAAACGTTTCTCTTGTTCCCACAGTCAGAATTCACTGAGTTTTGCAGTCAACATCTCCTTCACAGggtccttttattttcttcagctccttcagtAGCTCCTGTTCAAGGATTAAGATCTCCTTGGGTTTCTTATACTGGAAAGTAAATACAAGATCATGAACAGAATGAAACACGAAGAAACGCCTCTATATACAaagttaatgttttttttaagtacaGATGATTGGGTTTTCATTTGGGTTTTCCCCCCAGTTATGTAGGTAGCTTAACAAGTCTCTGGGCCCCTGAAGATTATGGTTCACAGCTCTAACAATAAACCTTTAACATTTACGTTTATACTGAAAATAAATGCAGTTTCATATATTTTACACTCAATGTTGGGACTTACGCTGACAATTAAAGTGTTGTTGGCATGAGTGAAGCTGAGTGCCGAGCAGTCAAGTGGCAGTTGACACCGATCCAAGTCAACTATGCTGAACTTCTTATAATACCTTCAGTGAGAAGCCAGGGAAAGGATATAAGTTTATGACGCCAACTAAGCAGACAAATGGACTGTAAACAGTGCCACCTATAGGACACTCGTAACAAATGCATGCAACACGTGCTAAACAAAAGGTGAAAGAGATGTTAGTTTTCTTTTACATCCTTACTTtttgtttgtggttttaatGACGATACACCTCTCAGATGGCTCCACAGAGACA is a window from the Takifugu rubripes chromosome 17, fTakRub1.2, whole genome shotgun sequence genome containing:
- the dpcd gene encoding protein DPCD isoform X2, encoding MAEEYDLETDELVGRRWRHKNALGAVGPWQVEVGEPIAGPDASTSSEVIKENCSNPIFMRKDTKASFQWRIRNLPFSKDVFNVSVEPSERCIVIKTTNKKYYKKFSIVDLDRCQLPLDCSALSFTHANNTLIVSYKKPKEILILEQELLKELKKIKGPCEGDVDCKTQ